The DNA region CCACCGGCCCGTACGGGCCGGGCCACCGCGGGGTCGACCTCGCCGCCCGGCCGGGCGCCGCCGTGCGGGCGGCAGGCCCGGGCCGGGTCCTGTTCGCGGGGCCGGTCGCGGGACGCGGGGTGATCTCCGTGGAGGTGGCCGGCACCGGGGAGCCGCCGTTGCGCTTCACGTACGAACCGGTCCGGGCGGAGGTCGTGACGGGTGACACCGTGATCGCCGGTCAGGTGGTGGGTGCGGTCGGCCCCGGGCCATCCCACTGCGCGGCAGGCTGCCTGCACTGGGGGCTGCGGCGTGGTGACGCCTACCTGGACCCGCTGTCCATGCTCCCGCCCTCACTGCTGCGGCGGGGCCCCTCCCGGCTGCTGCCGGTATACGGTGTGCCGCTTCCCGAAGCCGCGCTCCCAGGGGCTGCACGAGGCACCGCGACGGCAGGACCGGGCGTCCCGGCCGGCTCCCCGCTCCGCCGGGAACGGCGGAGTACGGCCGACGGCCGAGTCAGCCGCGTACACCGCGCAGGATCATCGCCACGGCCGTGTCCGCGACCACACCCGGTTCCTCCGCCGCGCCCAGCTCGATCCGGCGCACCGCGGCGTCCACCGAGCCCTGCAGCAGCATGGCCGCCAGCCGGGGCTCGGCGTGGCCCAGGTCGGCCAGCGCCTCGACGATCATGGCGATCAGGCCGCCGTGCGCGGCGCGGATCTTCTCCCGCGCCCCCGCGTCCAGCTCGCTCGCGGAGATCGCCACGACAGCCCGGTGCCGGCGGTCCCCGACCAGGTCGAGCTGCCTGCGGACGTACGCCTCGACCTTCTCCTCCGGCGTACCGGCCCGGCCCATGGCGTTCTCGACCTCGGCGGCCCACACGGGGAAGTCGACCGCGCAGAGTTCCTCGACCACGGCCGCACGGGAGCGGAAGTACTCGTAGACGGAGGACCTGGCGAGGCCCGTGCGCTCGGCGAGGGCGGGGAAGGTCAGCGCCTCCGTTCCTCCCTCGGACAGCAGGGATCGTGCGGCGTCCAGGAGGGCGCCGCGCTGCATGGTCCGGTGCTCGGCCACGGAGGCCGCTCGAATCCTGGGCACGCCACCACTGTACGGCGG from Streptomyces sp. B1I3 includes:
- a CDS encoding TetR/AcrR family transcriptional regulator is translated as MAEHRTMQRGALLDAARSLLSEGGTEALTFPALAERTGLARSSVYEYFRSRAAVVEELCAVDFPVWAAEVENAMGRAGTPEEKVEAYVRRQLDLVGDRRHRAVVAISASELDAGAREKIRAAHGGLIAMIVEALADLGHAEPRLAAMLLQGSVDAAVRRIELGAAEEPGVVADTAVAMILRGVRG